The following are from one region of the Magallana gigas chromosome 4, xbMagGiga1.1, whole genome shotgun sequence genome:
- the LOC105342249 gene encoding multiple epidermal growth factor-like domains protein 10, whose product MYGFKFMHRRNVLFFYIWIVSDANYPKNSNIKELREECIYGYFKDGNACRACPAGYTGLNCSQKCTMPTYGVLCGGICSCSSCHHEVGCISTPEFTGNDIKDLKGTEQETTLVSNPCLFNQYKYGNDCKDCPAGYFGNGCTEKCVLPSFGRACSDTCNCSFCHHVFGCILSSEFKECPAGYFRHNCSDKCPWPTYGVWCNRTCPCVICDHILGCVTTTEAPGEVSESQNEKEIVSAVKGISLSLIILLVGGTITLVLIVLIFYTIWKHQSLVSTNHNGVDTRTIHEIEPVYHEFNEGFF is encoded by the exons ATGTATGGTTTTAAATTTATGCATAGACGAAATGTCCTTTTCTTCTATATCTGGATTGTTAGTGACGCTAATTACCCGAAAAA CAGTAATATCAAAGAATTAAGAGAAGAATGTATATACGGTTACTTTAAGGATGGAAATGCTTGCAGAG CATGTCCAGCTGGATACACTGGATTGAACTGCTCTCAGAAATGCACCATGCCTACATACGGGGTTTTATGTGGTGGAATATGTAGCTGTTCATCTTGTCATCATGAAGTGGGATGCATTTCAACTCCCGAGTTCACAGGCAATG ATATAAAAGATCTAAAAGGCACCGAGCA agaGACAACACTGGTTTCTAATCCTTGTCTGTTCAACCAATACAAATATGGGAATGATTGCAAAG acTGTCCTGCTGGGTACTTTGGAAATGGTTGCACTGAGAAGTGTGTCCTGCCATCGTTTGGGAGGGCTTGTAGCGATACTTGTAACTGCTCATTTTGTCATCACGTATTTGGGTGTATTTTATCTTCAGAATTTAAAG AATGTCCTGCTGGATATTTTAGACATAACTGTTCTGACAAATGCCCCTGGCCTACTTACGGAGTTTGGTGCAATCGAACATGCCCATGTGTAATATGCGATCATATACTGGGATGTGTGACTACCACAG AAGCACCCGGAGAAGTCTCGGAATCTCAAAATGAAAAGGAAATAGTATCAGCGGTGAAAGGGATATCCCTCAGTTTGATCATCTTACTTGTTGGAGGAACGATAACTCTCGTGTTAattgtgttgattttttatacaatatggAAACACCAGTCCTTAGTCAGTACCAACCATAATGGCGTGGATACACGAACTATTCATGAAATCGAACCTGTTTATCATGAATTTAACGAAGGATTTTTTTGA